Proteins encoded within one genomic window of Leptolyngbya sp. FACHB-261:
- a CDS encoding DUF3386 domain-containing protein encodes MRSPQWSQAPKSNLACQNMLTVQRHLQPRLLRWSLSLLLATSLWFGGLFGGLCGGLPAAWAQLPVEIPESATPTAAQDTSARDLFRAAYENRYTWDEQFPGYKAEVSLKYGQALFHGLVQVNPDLSVLVTNIENDTVRQLVTEQLQMEAIHRRRVPFETLHGEHSFQLENAGDSKTVEIREIGDPANARYKLQGTEIAQVNRVMGQVAVTVDTLGSIQTPEGYLVTHYQSNFRDVKTDVPLGEDDVQDFYEKVGQYYLLTNRTIRRSEASQTASSSRPSSQNDILIRFNDIQPLSETRA; translated from the coding sequence ATGAGATCTCCACAATGGAGCCAAGCTCCTAAATCAAACCTGGCCTGCCAAAACATGCTGACCGTACAACGCCATTTACAGCCCCGTCTTCTGCGCTGGAGCCTGAGTTTGCTTTTGGCAACTTCTCTATGGTTTGGGGGACTGTTCGGGGGGTTATGCGGGGGGCTACCGGCAGCCTGGGCTCAATTGCCTGTCGAAATTCCTGAATCAGCTACCCCCACAGCGGCTCAAGACACCTCGGCTCGTGACCTATTTCGAGCTGCTTATGAAAACCGTTATACCTGGGATGAACAATTTCCGGGCTACAAAGCTGAGGTATCTCTGAAGTACGGTCAAGCGCTCTTTCACGGATTAGTTCAGGTCAATCCAGATCTCAGTGTTTTAGTCACCAACATCGAGAATGATACGGTGCGTCAGCTTGTCACTGAGCAATTACAAATGGAAGCGATCCATCGCAGGCGCGTACCCTTTGAGACGCTGCATGGAGAGCACAGTTTTCAGTTAGAAAATGCTGGCGATTCTAAGACGGTAGAAATCCGCGAAATCGGCGATCCAGCTAATGCCCGCTACAAATTACAAGGGACTGAGATTGCCCAAGTTAACCGCGTGATGGGCCAAGTCGCGGTCACTGTCGATACCTTGGGTTCAATCCAAACTCCAGAAGGCTATCTGGTGACTCATTACCAATCCAATTTCCGCGATGTCAAAACGGATGTGCCCTTAGGAGAAGATGATGTCCAAGACTTTTATGAGAAAGTCGGCCAATATTATTTGCTCACTAACCGAACCATTCGGCGCTCAGAAGCCAGTCAGACAGCTTCCAGTTCGCGCCCTAGTTCGCAAAATGATATTTTGATTCGCTTCAATGACATACAGCCCTTGTCGGAAACTAGGGCCTAG
- a CDS encoding helix-turn-helix transcriptional regulator, translated as MPSRVLENLADLFSALSHPNRIRIVQALATAERDVTELHSSLELSQSYVSQQLSVLKNSGLVKVRREGHHAYYSLRHDGLPKLIDQGLDLVEEDIARARELEKVIGAVRNH; from the coding sequence ATGCCGAGCCGTGTTCTTGAGAATCTGGCCGATCTGTTTTCTGCCTTATCCCACCCCAACCGGATCCGGATTGTGCAAGCGCTGGCAACTGCTGAGCGTGACGTAACCGAGCTGCACTCCAGCTTGGAACTCAGCCAATCCTATGTCTCTCAGCAACTCTCTGTGCTTAAGAACAGTGGATTGGTTAAGGTGCGTCGGGAGGGGCATCATGCTTACTACAGCTTGCGGCACGATGGGCTGCCAAAGCTAATCGATCAGGGTTTGGATCTAGTTGAAGAGGATATTGCTAGGGCGCGGGAGCTGGAAAAGGTCATCGGTGCAGTGCGTAATCATTAG
- the hemH gene encoding ferrochelatase, which translates to MGHVGVLLLNLGGPDSLRDVQPFLYNLFADPEIIRLPVPALQKPLAWLISNLRAPKSIKNYELIGGGSPLRRITEEQAVALEMALQRRGQPVKTYIGMRYWHPYTEEAMARLKRDGVEQVVILPLYPQFSISTSGSSFKLLEQLWASDSQLAKVGHSVIRSWYDRPGYINVMAKMIARDLAKFPQPERVQIFFSAHGVPRSYVEDAGDPYQREIEACVALIMQALRQNHQVQNHHTLAYQSRVGPIEWLQPYTEDAIEELGNRGVKELLVVPISFISEHIETLQEIDLEYREVAEHAGIENFQRVSALNTEPDFIEDLADLVLETLREPPLTLAAANKGPEQPVLEYHDAWNWGFTAGAETWNGRFAMVGFVATALVEVATGQGFLHFLGLM; encoded by the coding sequence ATGGGTCATGTCGGTGTTCTTTTACTTAACCTGGGTGGACCAGACAGCCTGAGGGATGTTCAACCCTTCCTGTACAACCTGTTTGCCGATCCGGAAATTATTCGTCTGCCAGTGCCCGCTTTGCAAAAGCCCCTGGCCTGGTTGATTTCCAATCTGCGTGCCCCGAAGTCGATTAAGAATTATGAGCTGATTGGCGGGGGTTCTCCCCTGCGCCGCATCACTGAGGAGCAAGCGGTTGCCCTGGAGATGGCTCTACAGCGACGTGGGCAGCCGGTTAAAACCTACATTGGCATGCGCTACTGGCATCCCTACACCGAGGAAGCCATGGCGCGGCTCAAGCGAGATGGGGTTGAGCAGGTGGTAATATTGCCTCTCTATCCGCAGTTCTCGATCAGCACCAGCGGTTCTAGCTTCAAGCTGTTGGAGCAACTTTGGGCCTCTGACTCGCAGCTCGCCAAGGTTGGGCACAGCGTTATTCGCTCCTGGTACGACCGGCCTGGCTACATCAACGTGATGGCGAAGATGATCGCCCGCGACTTGGCTAAGTTTCCGCAGCCCGAACGGGTTCAGATCTTTTTCAGCGCCCACGGCGTACCCCGCAGTTATGTAGAAGATGCTGGGGATCCCTATCAGCGAGAGATCGAAGCCTGTGTAGCTTTGATCATGCAAGCGCTGCGCCAGAACCATCAAGTTCAGAACCATCACACTCTGGCCTATCAAAGCCGGGTTGGCCCAATCGAATGGCTGCAACCCTACACCGAAGATGCCATTGAGGAACTTGGCAATCGGGGTGTGAAAGAGTTGCTAGTGGTGCCCATCAGCTTTATCTCTGAGCACATTGAGACCCTGCAGGAGATCGACCTGGAGTATCGCGAAGTCGCTGAGCACGCAGGCATCGAGAACTTCCAACGGGTCAGCGCACTGAACACTGAGCCTGACTTTATTGAGGACTTGGCCGACCTGGTGCTAGAGACGTTGCGCGAGCCGCCTCTAACCCTGGCAGCAGCGAATAAGGGTCCAGAGCAACCGGTGCTAGAGTACCACGATGCCTGGAATTGGGGCTTCACAGCAGGAGCGGAAACCTGGAATGGCCGGTTTGCCATGGTGGGTTTTGTTGCAACTGCGCTGGTGGAAGTCGCCACAGGCCAGGGGTTCCTTCACTTCCTCGGTTTGATGTAA
- a CDS encoding cyanophycinase, producing the protein MKQPGSPDRDPSLPAQAWNRGIQSGGPPLRERLERLIRLASQLPSMPHLEEHNTLESPLSPSLKAAVMAIGGAEDKVGERSILKTFFNRAGAADARVAIIPSASREPEIIGQIYHQIFEEMGAKSIDILDIRNRRESEDPRMQERLEDCTGAFMTGGDQLRLCALIAETPLALQIQKRVRSGQLVLAGTSAGAAVMGYNMISGGASGEPPNRGLVDLGTGLGIIPEVIVDQHFHNRNRMARLMSAVAAFPERIGIGIDEDTCAVFEGDGTLQVVGKGTVTVVDPGEVSYNSRAQVGEQDPLSICNLKVHILSQGGRYSLYKRAVLQQII; encoded by the coding sequence TTGAAACAGCCTGGCTCACCAGACCGAGATCCTAGCTTGCCCGCTCAGGCTTGGAACAGGGGTATCCAGTCTGGAGGCCCACCTCTGCGCGAACGCCTAGAGCGGTTGATTAGACTCGCGTCCCAGCTCCCCAGCATGCCGCATTTAGAGGAACACAACACCTTGGAATCGCCCCTGAGCCCATCGCTCAAAGCTGCTGTCATGGCCATCGGCGGCGCGGAGGATAAGGTCGGCGAACGTAGCATCCTAAAGACCTTTTTTAATCGGGCAGGGGCAGCTGACGCTCGGGTCGCCATCATTCCTTCCGCGTCGCGAGAGCCGGAAATTATCGGTCAGATTTACCACCAGATCTTTGAGGAAATGGGGGCGAAATCCATCGATATTTTGGACATTCGCAATCGGCGCGAAAGCGAAGATCCGCGCATGCAGGAGCGCCTAGAAGACTGCACAGGAGCCTTCATGACTGGAGGCGACCAGCTGCGGCTGTGTGCTCTAATTGCGGAGACACCGCTGGCATTACAGATTCAGAAGCGAGTCCGCTCCGGTCAGTTAGTGCTGGCAGGTACGAGTGCTGGAGCCGCGGTTATGGGCTACAACATGATTTCAGGGGGAGCGAGTGGAGAACCACCGAATCGAGGGCTTGTCGATCTGGGAACTGGGCTCGGCATCATTCCAGAGGTGATCGTTGACCAGCACTTCCATAACCGCAACCGCATGGCGCGCTTGATGAGTGCGGTTGCTGCGTTCCCTGAACGCATTGGCATTGGCATTGATGAAGATACCTGTGCAGTCTTCGAAGGCGATGGCACGCTACAGGTTGTTGGCAAAGGAACCGTGACCGTTGTAGATCCGGGTGAAGTGTCTTACAACAGCCGTGCGCAGGTTGGCGAGCAAGACCCCCTAAGCATTTGCAACTTGAAGGTCCATATTCTCAGCCAGGGCGGTCGCTATAGCCTTTATAAGCGAGCCGTACTTCAGCAAATTATTTAG
- a CDS encoding DUF4327 family protein yields the protein MVQSFQFSLATIQDEARHLVDAGVLNPRQPIHVLCQYFPAREWQWVERELELHDYLLRDRLSDLMSHEEWGSD from the coding sequence ATGGTGCAGTCTTTCCAGTTCTCTCTGGCGACAATACAAGATGAGGCTCGGCATTTAGTGGATGCCGGTGTCCTCAATCCTCGGCAGCCGATTCACGTGCTGTGCCAGTATTTCCCGGCTCGAGAGTGGCAATGGGTCGAGCGGGAATTAGAGTTGCATGACTATCTGCTACGGGACCGCCTCAGTGACTTGATGAGTCACGAGGAATGGGGGAGCGACTAG
- a CDS encoding TIGR00300 family protein, with amino-acid sequence MTSQIRFLMCAPDHYDVDYVINPWMEGNVHKSSQERAVEQWQGLYHVLKDRALVDLVTPEKGWPDMVFTANAGLVLGDNVVLSRFFHKERQGEEPYFKQWFNESGYRVHELPLELPFEGAGDALLDREGRWLWAGYGFRSELDSHPYLAKWLDIEVVSLRLVDERFYHLDTCFCPLTGGYLLYYPPAFDAYTNRLIEMRVAPEKRIAIDEPDAVNFACNAVNVGQMIIVNKVSEELKARLVEAGFEVVETPLTEFLKAGGAAKCLTLRVTEPVRAEARAMAAVEARTIELKGHLLDSGLISKALDLIVEGGGSFQVLNFNLGEQRQSTSLAQIKVSAPDHDVMERLMSQLIDLGAVLPEREVCDINLEVVTQAGVAPEDFYVTTIYPTEVRVEREWVKVQGQRMDGAIVVSRTAQGSVAHCKLLRDLEVGEQVICGVDGIRTVRKPESRDGKSQEFTFMGSGVSSERRVELVVEQIAWELRRIRDQGGKVVVTAGPVVVHTGGVTHLASLVREGYVQALLGGNAIAVHDIEQALMGTSLGMDMQRGVSVRGGHRHHLKAINTIRGCGNIAQAVERGILKSGIFYECVKHNIPFSLAGSIRDDGPLPDTEMDLLKAQADYARLIEGADMILMLSSMLHSIGVGNMTPAGVKMVCVDINPAVVTKLADRGSVESVGVVTDVGLFLSLLVQQLRKLVDAYVMV; translated from the coding sequence ATGACTTCCCAGATCCGTTTTCTGATGTGCGCGCCTGACCACTACGACGTGGACTATGTAATCAATCCCTGGATGGAGGGGAACGTTCACAAGTCCTCGCAGGAGCGGGCGGTTGAGCAGTGGCAAGGGCTCTACCACGTTCTCAAAGACCGTGCCTTAGTCGATTTGGTCACACCTGAGAAGGGCTGGCCCGATATGGTATTTACTGCCAATGCTGGCTTAGTGCTGGGCGACAACGTGGTACTCAGCCGCTTTTTCCATAAGGAGCGTCAAGGTGAAGAACCTTATTTCAAGCAGTGGTTCAACGAGTCTGGTTATAGGGTTCACGAGTTGCCCTTGGAACTGCCTTTTGAAGGCGCGGGGGATGCCCTACTAGACCGGGAAGGGCGTTGGCTCTGGGCAGGTTACGGCTTCCGCTCGGAGCTAGACTCCCATCCCTATCTGGCGAAATGGCTGGATATCGAAGTGGTTTCTCTGCGTCTGGTTGATGAGCGCTTTTACCACCTGGATACCTGCTTCTGTCCGCTTACCGGTGGCTATCTGCTCTACTATCCACCTGCCTTTGACGCCTACACCAACCGTTTAATCGAGATGCGTGTGGCACCTGAAAAGCGCATTGCTATTGACGAGCCGGATGCTGTGAACTTCGCCTGCAACGCCGTCAATGTTGGGCAGATGATTATTGTAAACAAAGTTAGCGAGGAACTGAAGGCTCGTTTGGTAGAAGCGGGCTTCGAGGTTGTCGAAACGCCGCTGACCGAGTTTCTCAAGGCCGGGGGTGCCGCCAAATGTCTGACCTTGCGCGTGACCGAGCCAGTTCGCGCCGAAGCCCGTGCCATGGCGGCAGTGGAGGCCCGTACGATTGAACTGAAAGGCCATCTGTTGGACTCTGGCCTGATCAGCAAGGCCCTGGATTTGATTGTGGAAGGGGGCGGTAGCTTCCAGGTACTTAACTTCAATCTGGGCGAGCAGCGCCAGAGCACTTCCTTAGCCCAAATTAAGGTGTCAGCGCCCGACCATGATGTGATGGAGCGCCTGATGAGCCAGCTCATCGACCTGGGCGCAGTGCTGCCAGAGCGCGAGGTCTGCGACATCAATCTGGAAGTGGTCACCCAAGCTGGGGTGGCACCTGAGGACTTCTACGTCACTACGATCTACCCCACCGAGGTTCGGGTTGAGCGTGAGTGGGTGAAAGTTCAAGGGCAACGCATGGACGGCGCGATTGTGGTGAGCCGTACTGCTCAGGGATCCGTGGCGCACTGCAAATTGCTGCGTGATCTCGAAGTTGGCGAGCAGGTAATCTGCGGTGTGGATGGCATCCGTACCGTTCGCAAACCAGAATCCCGTGATGGCAAGAGCCAGGAATTTACCTTTATGGGTTCCGGCGTATCCAGCGAGCGCCGGGTGGAATTGGTGGTCGAGCAGATCGCTTGGGAACTGCGTCGCATCCGTGACCAGGGTGGCAAAGTCGTAGTCACCGCCGGCCCGGTGGTTGTGCACACGGGTGGTGTCACGCACCTAGCCTCTTTAGTTCGGGAGGGCTATGTGCAAGCGTTGTTGGGCGGCAACGCTATCGCTGTTCACGACATTGAGCAAGCCTTGATGGGCACCTCTCTCGGCATGGATATGCAACGGGGGGTGAGTGTGCGTGGCGGCCATCGCCACCACCTCAAAGCGATCAACACGATCCGAGGCTGTGGCAACATTGCCCAGGCCGTGGAGAGGGGCATCCTCAAGTCCGGCATTTTCTACGAATGCGTAAAGCACAATATTCCCTTCTCCCTGGCTGGTTCGATCCGCGATGATGGTCCCCTGCCTGATACCGAGATGGACCTGCTCAAGGCTCAGGCTGACTACGCTCGTCTGATCGAAGGCGCAGACATGATCCTGATGCTGTCTTCGATGCTGCACTCGATTGGCGTAGGCAACATGACCCCCGCTGGCGTCAAGATGGTCTGCGTCGATATCAACCCTGCTGTTGTCACTAAGCTGGCTGACCGTGGCTCTGTGGAATCGGTTGGTGTGGTCACCGATGTTGGTTTGTTCCTGAGTCTGCTAGTGCAGCAGTTGCGCAAGCTGGTCGATGCCTATGTGATGGTCTAA
- a CDS encoding DUF3386 domain-containing protein, translating into MTESTLTTETTEPTSARELFRAAYENRYTWDQDFPGYRADIEVKQGDEVYRGQVQINANYSVEVSGFEDEKVQESVYTQLRDIVTHRKRNVFDVAHGKNSFNLGETDNTGAVEILVSGDAMGSNYKVRGKEISMVSRVMGPMAFVINHLASQDTGEGYISKEYTAVFRNPKTHDIVRQMKFEEAYEKVGEYYLMKQQIINVNEKGNQSTTEFNFSNLQLL; encoded by the coding sequence TTGACCGAGTCAACTCTGACCACAGAGACCACAGAACCAACAAGTGCTCGTGAGCTGTTCCGCGCAGCCTACGAAAATCGCTACACTTGGGACCAAGATTTCCCTGGCTATCGCGCTGATATTGAAGTTAAGCAGGGCGATGAGGTGTATCGGGGCCAGGTGCAAATCAACGCCAATTACAGCGTGGAAGTGAGCGGCTTTGAGGACGAGAAAGTCCAGGAGTCGGTTTACACGCAACTACGCGATATTGTCACGCACCGTAAGCGCAATGTCTTTGATGTGGCGCATGGCAAGAACAGCTTTAATCTAGGCGAGACCGACAATACTGGAGCGGTTGAGATTCTGGTGTCGGGTGATGCGATGGGCTCTAACTATAAGGTTCGGGGCAAGGAGATTTCGATGGTGAGTCGGGTCATGGGGCCGATGGCTTTCGTGATCAATCACCTGGCGTCTCAGGATACGGGCGAAGGCTATATTTCTAAGGAATATACGGCTGTTTTCCGCAATCCGAAAACGCATGATATTGTCCGCCAGATGAAGTTTGAGGAAGCCTACGAGAAGGTGGGCGAGTACTACTTGATGAAGCAGCAAATTATCAATGTGAATGAGAAGGGCAACCAGAGCACCACGGAGTTCAATTTCTCGAACTTGCAGTTGCTCTAA
- the pruA gene encoding L-glutamate gamma-semialdehyde dehydrogenase produces MVVQVGSAYELKTREIAQAILVQGARGERSFLGALRDQMRLDDKLMNWAMGNDSLRVQLFRFVDGLPSLRSKAEIARHLQEYLGEAEVPGLKGLLNFSKPDSPTGQIAATTVATAVETLARRYIAGDNIQQAIKSIERLRKERMAFTLDLLGEAVISEVEAESYLNRYLDLMAQLAQASKSWSRVPQIDEADGEPLPLVQVSVKLSAFYSQFDALDAASSAAKVSEKIRILLRRARELGTAVHFDMEQYAHKDLTLSTLKSVLLEDEFRTRTDVGLTLQGYLRDSQQDLEGLITWAKERGHPVTVRLVKGAYWDQETIKAYQNGWWQPVFNQKSSTDANYEALTRRLLENHEYLWAAIGSHNVRSLAVAIATAQELQIPKRRYELQMLYGMGDKFAKACVDMGQRVRIYCPYGELIPGMGYLIRRLLENTANNSFLRRSVEEGRPSEELLQPPVMEKTDGHGLQVVGFHGAANSDFSQAQPRQLAEQALAEVRARLAQTYNPWINGTAVTTADHLDSVNPSKPEEIVGRVGLASVEQAEAAVKAAKTAFTTWKQTSATQRADILRKAADLMEQRRQELAAWIVLEVGKPLREADADVSEAIDFCRFYGEEMERLQAPRSRNVPGETNEYHYQPRGVTLVIAPWNFPFAIPVGMCVAALAAGNTVVFKPAEQSSVIAAKFNEVLQAAGIPSGVFNFLPGIGEEIGPRLVKHPDVHLIVFTGSQKVGCQIYADAAVLQPGQKHLKRVIAEMGGKNAIIIDESADLDQAVVGVVQSAFGYAGQKCSACSRAIVLEPVYDAFVTRLVEATRSLNVGPADQAGTKVGPVIDAEAQARIQDYISKGRLEAEVVLEAPVPETGYFVKPTIFTGVKPDSMLAQEEIFGPVLAVIKASSFDEALQIANGTDYGLTGGLYSRTPSHIARARAEFEVGNLYINRGITGALVDRQPFGGFKLSGVGSKAGGPDYLLQFLEPRAITENTQRQGFALIEGADQ; encoded by the coding sequence GTGGTTGTGCAAGTTGGCAGTGCTTACGAGTTGAAAACTCGTGAGATCGCACAGGCGATCTTGGTGCAGGGGGCCCGGGGGGAGCGTTCTTTCTTAGGAGCACTCCGCGACCAGATGCGTTTGGATGACAAGCTCATGAACTGGGCGATGGGCAACGATAGTTTGCGGGTACAGTTGTTCCGCTTTGTCGATGGCCTGCCCTCATTACGCAGTAAGGCAGAAATTGCCCGTCATCTCCAGGAGTACCTGGGTGAGGCGGAGGTGCCAGGGCTCAAGGGCCTACTCAATTTCAGCAAACCCGACTCGCCCACCGGGCAAATCGCCGCGACCACTGTGGCAACTGCAGTGGAAACCCTGGCGCGTCGCTATATTGCGGGTGACAACATCCAACAGGCAATCAAGAGCATTGAGCGGTTGCGCAAAGAACGCATGGCCTTCACGCTGGATCTGCTGGGCGAAGCAGTCATTAGCGAAGTCGAGGCCGAGTCCTACCTCAATCGCTATCTCGATCTGATGGCGCAACTCGCTCAAGCGTCTAAATCCTGGTCGCGAGTGCCGCAAATTGACGAGGCGGATGGGGAGCCGTTGCCTCTGGTGCAAGTTTCGGTCAAGCTGAGCGCCTTCTATTCGCAGTTTGACGCGCTAGACGCTGCCAGCAGTGCCGCTAAAGTCAGTGAAAAGATCCGCATCTTGTTGCGGCGGGCCAGAGAATTGGGCACAGCTGTCCACTTCGATATGGAGCAGTACGCCCACAAGGACCTGACCCTGAGCACGCTCAAGTCAGTCCTGCTTGAAGACGAGTTTCGTACGCGCACTGATGTCGGCCTAACCTTGCAGGGCTATCTGCGCGACTCGCAGCAGGATTTAGAAGGCCTGATCACCTGGGCTAAGGAACGGGGGCACCCGGTCACAGTGCGTTTGGTCAAAGGCGCTTATTGGGACCAGGAAACGATCAAGGCCTATCAAAACGGCTGGTGGCAGCCGGTGTTCAACCAGAAGTCGTCCACCGATGCCAATTACGAAGCGCTAACCCGCCGTTTATTGGAAAACCATGAGTATCTGTGGGCCGCAATTGGTAGCCACAACGTGCGTTCTTTGGCCGTCGCTATTGCCACAGCTCAAGAACTGCAAATTCCCAAGCGTCGCTACGAGCTGCAAATGCTCTACGGCATGGGCGACAAGTTCGCTAAAGCCTGTGTGGATATGGGTCAGCGGGTGCGCATCTACTGCCCCTACGGTGAGCTCATCCCCGGTATGGGCTATCTAATCCGCCGCTTGCTGGAGAACACGGCCAATAACTCTTTCTTGCGCCGCAGTGTGGAAGAAGGCCGCCCCAGCGAAGAACTGCTCCAGCCTCCCGTGATGGAAAAGACTGACGGTCACGGCTTGCAAGTGGTAGGTTTTCACGGCGCTGCTAACTCGGATTTCTCTCAAGCCCAACCGCGTCAGCTGGCAGAGCAGGCTTTAGCAGAGGTTCGTGCCCGCTTAGCTCAGACCTACAACCCCTGGATTAATGGCACAGCTGTGACCACGGCTGACCATCTGGACTCAGTGAACCCCTCCAAACCAGAGGAAATCGTGGGCAGAGTGGGTCTGGCCAGTGTGGAGCAGGCCGAAGCCGCCGTGAAAGCAGCCAAGACTGCCTTTACGACCTGGAAGCAAACTAGTGCCACCCAGCGCGCGGACATTCTGCGCAAAGCTGCTGACCTGATGGAGCAGCGTCGGCAGGAGCTTGCTGCTTGGATTGTGCTGGAGGTGGGCAAACCCTTGCGCGAAGCGGACGCCGATGTTTCGGAAGCCATTGACTTCTGTCGCTTCTACGGTGAGGAGATGGAGCGCTTGCAAGCGCCACGCAGCCGCAATGTGCCCGGTGAAACCAACGAGTATCACTATCAGCCCCGAGGCGTCACTCTGGTCATCGCGCCTTGGAACTTCCCCTTTGCAATTCCAGTGGGCATGTGTGTGGCAGCCCTAGCAGCGGGCAATACGGTCGTGTTCAAACCAGCTGAACAATCCTCCGTGATTGCGGCCAAATTCAATGAAGTGCTGCAAGCGGCGGGCATTCCATCTGGCGTGTTCAATTTCCTACCTGGGATCGGCGAAGAAATTGGACCGCGCCTGGTGAAGCATCCAGATGTGCATCTGATTGTATTTACCGGTTCGCAGAAGGTGGGCTGTCAGATTTACGCTGATGCAGCGGTGCTCCAACCCGGCCAAAAGCACCTCAAGCGAGTGATCGCCGAGATGGGTGGCAAAAACGCGATCATCATCGACGAAAGCGCTGACCTGGATCAGGCAGTGGTCGGGGTCGTGCAATCGGCTTTCGGCTATGCCGGTCAGAAATGTTCAGCCTGTTCCCGGGCCATTGTGCTGGAGCCGGTTTACGACGCCTTCGTGACTCGTTTGGTTGAAGCGACCCGTTCTCTAAATGTGGGTCCGGCAGATCAGGCAGGCACCAAAGTTGGACCTGTGATCGACGCTGAAGCTCAAGCCCGCATTCAGGACTACATCTCTAAAGGTCGCCTAGAAGCTGAAGTCGTACTGGAGGCGCCGGTCCCTGAGACTGGCTACTTCGTCAAACCCACGATTTTTACGGGCGTCAAACCTGACTCGATGCTGGCTCAAGAAGAAATTTTCGGGCCAGTGCTAGCTGTCATTAAAGCCAGCAGCTTTGACGAGGCCCTGCAAATTGCTAACGGCACGGACTATGGGCTCACGGGTGGTTTGTACTCGCGCACGCCGTCGCACATAGCCAGAGCTCGTGCTGAGTTTGAGGTTGGCAATTTGTACATTAATCGAGGTATTACTGGGGCTTTGGTGGACCGTCAACCGTTCGGTGGCTTCAAACTTTCGGGGGTGGGCTCAAAGGCGGGTGGCCCTGATTATCTCCTGCAATTTCTTGAACCGCGAGCAATTACCGAAAACACGCAGCGCCAAGGCTTTGCGCTGATTGAAGGTGCAGATCAGTAG